CTGTATCGCCATAAAACCCCATTGTCAAGGAAGACAGCAAAATAAACAGCGAACCACCAGCGGTGTACAAAATAAATTTAGTCGCTGCATACTGGCGCTTTTTCCCTCCCCAAATTGACAAAAGGAAGTATATGGGGACAAGTTCCAGTTCCCACACCAGGAAAAATAACAGCATATCCTGGACGGCAAAAACGGCAATTTGACCGCCATACATTGCCAAAATTAGGAAATAAAACAATTTCGGCTTTAGTGTTACAGGCCAAGCTGCTAAGATTGCCAGGGTGGTGATGAATCCTGTTAAGAGAACCAGGGGCATGGATAAGCCATCAACCCCTAAAGACCAATTTAAGCCCAATTGCGGAACCCAGGGATAACTTTCCACCAGTTGCAAATCGGGATTAGAGAAATCGTATCCAGTATAAAAAGCACAGACAATGAGGACAAAATCTATCAACCCGACAATGAGAGAATACCAGCGCACGGTTTTTCCATCTTTATCTGGGATAATGGGAAGGAGTAGTGATGCGGCTATGGGAAATAAAATAATCGTCGTCAGCCACGGGAAATTAGCTATATTCATCACAATTAATCTGCTATTAAAATCATGTTTGGCAGCAAGTTAGTATCTAATAAGTTCTAAATTACCTTAAATCAAGGATTACAGCCACAAGGTTAACATAGATGCTCAATTTAAGTTAATTTTTGATAAAAGAATTAACCAAATTTACCGTTAATGTAAGCTTTGGTGTCTTCCTGTTGAGGATCACTGAAAATCATCTCAGTTGAGTTGTACTCTACTAAGTAGCCACTACGTCCACCTGTTTCGGAAGCTTTAACGTTAAAAAACGCGGTTTTATCAGATACTCGTGATGCTTGGTGCATATTGTGGGTGACAATGACGATGGTATATTGTTCTTTGAGTTCGTGAATTAGTTCTTCTATCCGTGCAGTAGAGATAGGATCAAGGGCAGAACATGGTTCATCCATCAGGATAACTTCTGGTTGCACAGCGATCGCCCGCGCAATACATAAACGCTGTTGTTGTCCACCGGATAAGGATAAACCATTTTGTCGCAATTTATCCTTGACTTCATCCCACAAAGCTGCTTGTCGCAAACTCCGTTCCACCAATTCATTCATATCACCTCTGTAGCCATTGATTCTCGCACCAAAGGCAATATTTTCATAAATTGACTTGGGGAAGGGGTTGGGTTTTTGAAATACCATACCAATGCGTCTTCGCACTTCTACAGGATCAATATTCTGTGCATAGATATTTTTGTCGTAGAAATAAACTTTACCTTCGGGTCTAAATGAGTCAATTAAATCATTTAGCCGATTATAACATCGCAATAAGGTAGTTTTACCACAACCGGAAGGACCGATAAAAGCGGTGACTCGATTTTTAGGAATATCTAACCAAACATTTTGTAAAGCCAAAAAATTGCCATAATAGATATTTAAGTTTTCTGTGCGTAAAACCGATTCAGTTCCATTAATTGTGCTAATGATAGTATTCATAAAATCGGGCTTGATGAAAAAGTTTTTTTTGGTGATAGCTAAATTAAATCTTTTTTTCTAGTAACCCAGCGAGCAATAATACTAGTAATTAAAACCATGAATACAAGAATTAAAGACGCAGCCCAAGCTAAAGATTGCCAAGTTTGATAGGGAGAAGTGGCAAAATTGTATACTAAAACTGCTAGAGAAGCAGTTGGTTTGAGGATACTATCTGGCCAAAAAGAAGAAAAAAGAGCCGTAAATATTAATGGTGCAGTTTCTCCAGCCGCACGAGCGATCGCTAAAATAGAACCAGTGACAATTGCAGGTAATGCAGTTGGTAATACCACCAAGATCACAGTTTGCAAATTAGTGCTTCCTAGTCCAATAGATGCTTGCCGTAAATCTTGAGACACTAATTGCAACGCCTCGTCTGTAGTTCGCACAATAATCGGTAACATCAAAATTGCTAGGGCGACTCCACCACCCAGGGCTGAGTAAGAACCTAAATTCAGCTTTACCAAGGTTAAAACCACAATTCCATAGGCAAATACCCCAGCAATGATCGAGGGAACTCCACTGAGAACATTAGTAGCGAAACGTATCCATCTGGCAATTCTTCGAGAACTAAACTCACTTAAATGAATTGCCGCCAACACACCAACAGGAACACTAATTATAGCAGCTATTCCTACCATTAATAATGTTCCCAAAATGGCATTTCCAAAACCGCCATTTTTACCAAAGGGAGGAGGGGGCAACTGTGTAAAAACATTGATATCTAAACTACTAAACCCTCTGATTACTACATAATAAAGCACTGCCAATAAAGGAATCAGTGCCAAAACTCCACAGACAAAAGCTAATCCAGTCATGACCATATTAACCAATGTTCGAGGAGACGAAAGAGAACGAGTTAGGCCTCCTTGCGGAAACAAAGAATTCATAATTTAACCAATATAACTTTTACTAATTTCATAAAACACAAAATTATCTGCGTTTATCCTCAGATCCCCGACTTCTTTTATTTATTGTGTCCAGAAACTATAAATTGATGTTAGAAGTCGGGGATCTTATGCATTCTAAATTCGCTGTACTCTTGCCACAATAAAATCCGCCAGAATATTGACGATCATTGTTAAGATAAATAAAACTAAAGCTGCATACATTAAAGCAGCAACTTGCAACCCATTAGCTTCAGCAAATTGATTTGCCAATAAAGAAGAAATCGTATTTGATGGTGCTAAGAAAGAGATATTAATATTATTAGCATTACCTATTAACATTGTCACAGCCATTGTTTCACCCATTGCCCTCCCAAGTGCCAACATTACTGCACTGACAATGCCAGAAAAGGCAGCAGGGATAATAACTTGAAAAATGGTTTCCCAACGGGTTGCACCTATTCCTAGAGCGGCTTGACGCAAACTTGAAGGTACAGAAATCAAGGCATCACGAGAGATAGCCGTGATAATTGGCAAAATCATAATTGCTAATATTACTCCTGCTGGTAACATCCCTGGTCCAGTGGGTGCAGAACTAAAAATTGGCAACCAGCCTAGATAAGTATGTAGCCATGTGCCTAGATTTTTTAACACAGGGATTAACACAAAAATTCCCCAGACTCCATAAACAACACTGGGAATAGCCGCTAGGAGTTCTACTAAAAATACCAGAACTAAATTTACCTGGGGGGGGAGGAAATTCTCACTCAATAAAATTGCTGTTCCTACACCAATAGGGAGGGCTAAAATCAGTCCAATTAAAGAACTGATGAGAGTTCCGTAAATTGCTGGGAGTACCCCATATTCATTATTAACAGGATTCCAATTGCTGCTAACAAGGAAATTAATTCCAAATTTTTGGATAGCTGGCCAAGCACTAATAGTAATTTGCAAGGTAATCCATAATAGAATAGCAGCGATCGCTAGGGCAAAAATTCGAGTGATGCAAATAAAACTCCGATCTAGATTTCTATCTATTTCTGAACGGTTTTTCGTAGTTAATGGATCTTCTTGAAAACTTGTAGTCATTTTCCTGACTCCTGACTCTTGACTCCTGACAGAGGGCGCAGGCCCTGCGCCCCTACCTCTTACCTTGAGAATTAGCACCAACAGAAATATGATAATCAGGACTAATTTGATCAGCCGCTGCTGCGACTTTAGCAATTACATTGGCTGGTAAAGGTACATATCCTAATTCACTAGCTATCTTTTGTCCATCAGTTAAAGCATACTCAATAGTTGCTTCCATTGCTTTAGCTTTGCGGGTATCAGCATATTTTTTATAGGCGAGAATCCAAGTGTAAGTTACTATTGGGTAGGATTCTGCACCTTCAGGATCGGAAATAAAAGCACGAAGATTTTCTGGTAAAGTTACTGATGCTAGAGTTTTAGATGCTGATTCTTCAGAAGCTAAAACAAACTGGTTGGATTTATTTTCTAAAGATGCAAATTTGAGTTTACTTTCCTTAGCATAGCCATATTCTACATAACCAATAGAACCTTGAGTTTGTTGAATTTGGGCGGTGACACCTTCATTACCTTTAGCACCAACTCCTATCGGCCATTTTACACTTTTACCTTCACCTACCTGAGTTTTCCATTCTGGACTAATGGTACTAAGATGTTTGGTGAAAACGCCCGTAGTTCCACTACCATCAGCGCGATAAATAACTTTGATTTCCTCTTTTGGTAATTTTACATCAGGATTGATTTTAGCGATCGCCGGATCATCCCAAAATTTAATTTTACCTAACAAAATATCCGTGTAAACTGCTCGTGATAACTGGAGTTGAGGAACTTCTGGCAAATTATAAGCTAGGACAATACTACCAGCAGTTAGAGGTAATAGTAGCACACCTTTTTCCGCCGGAACTTTGTTAATTTCTTCATCCTTCATCGCTACATCACTAGCACCAAAGTCTAATGTTCCTTGGGTAAACTGCTCAACACCCGCACCACTACCCACAGACTGATAATTAACTTTTAAATTGGGATATTTTTTGTTTAACTCTGTAAACCAAGTTTGATAAAGTGGTGCAGGAAAAGAAGCACCCGCGCCTATTAATTCTACATTACCTCCTAAATCTAGTTTCTGAGAATTGGCAGTAGTTGTATTTGTCGTTTTACCAGGAGACTCACTTATAATTGGATTCTTTGAGTTAGTTTCTCCACAAGCTGATAGACTAATTACTACTGTTAATAGAGATATTGCAACTATCAGGCGATGATTTTTCATGAAACTGATTTTAAGTAGAGCAATCCTATTTGAGTTGAATTTACTAAAATCTTTTTTTTCCTCTGCTTCTTGCTCCCCCAACTTACTCCTGAAACCATTGATTTATAAAGGCTTGAGTTGATCAAGCCTCCAGTTCGGGTCAGTGCGTCTGGGATTTCATTATATTCACTGAAAACTTGTCAAACATCCTCTTAAAGATAGGTTGATTATCCATTAAGGGAACACCAAAAAATAAATTACCCAATTTCGTGGGATGGGCATCCTGCCCGTCCTTGATGATTAGCGGGCTTTTCGTCCCGCACCACAAGAAATTTTTGGGTATTTTTTTAATTGGAAGTCCCTAAGTAGGTGAACACAATAAAACCAAACTGTGTAAAGAAACGTAAAATCGCTGAAAACGTCTTTACTCTTGCCTATTGCCTATTGCCTCTTGCCTCTTGCCTCTTGCCTATTGCCTCTTGCCTCTTGCCTCTTGCCTCTTGCCTGTTCCCTTTTCCCTGCCTTCACAGGCAACTTATTCAGCAAACCCTACTTAGGAGAATTTCAATGTATAATTTTACAATTTCTGTTATATTAGCGATCGCTTCTTCAAAAGTATCTCCTTGAGAAAGACAGCCCTGAAAAAGAGGACAAAAAGCATGATCATTTCCATTTTTCTCCTTTGCGAGAATGACGGTGTAATTGTAAACTTCTTGACCTTGCACCTACTGTTAATTAACCCTTGCGCCTAATCAATGTTTGCTGCCTCGAATCAACTGCTATGGTCTATGATAGGCTTGCTCCTCACAATGGGTGGTACTTTCCTGGAAGCTTATGGTGTTACCTCACCTTGGAACTGGAGTCAGCACGGAATTCAAACCCTTTCACTAGGTGTCAGCTATCAAATTGGTGCAGTCCTACTGGTAGGCTGTTTAGGAGGTCAAAATGCTGGTGCGCTCTCGCAAATTGCCTATTTAGTCATGGGATTAACCTTATTGCCTGTATTTGCCGAAGGAGGCGGTATCGGTTATGTTAAACTATCTCAGTTTGGCTATTTACTGGGATTTATTCCCGGAGCTTGGATTTGTGGATATTTAGCCTTTAAAGCTCGACCTCGGCTAGAAACTCTAGCTTTTAGTTGTCTTTGTGGCTTATTCACCGTTCACATCTGCGGTATTGCTTATTTAATCATCAGTTATATCTTACCCTGGAGAGGAACAGACAATCTATCACTGATTCAAGCTATTCTTAAATACTCCTGCTTTGCACTGCCAGGACAACTAGTGGTTGTTTGTGCCGTTACCATAGTAGCTTATGTGCTACGACATATAATGTTTTATTAGTCATTGGTCATTGGTCATTGGTCAGTAGCAAAGAAGAACAACTGACAGCTGACACCCGACAAATTTATCATGCGTATAAAAAATCGCTTCTTCTGGATTGCCGCTCTGATAGCATTTCTATTAGACCAACTGACAAAATACTGGGTAGTGAAGACCTTTAACCCAGGACAAACACTACCACTGTTGAGCGGGATATTTCATTTTACCTATGTTACTAATACAGGTGCAGCCTTTAGTTTATTAAGTGACAAAGTAGAATGGTTACGCTGGCTATCTTTAGGTGTCAGTTTGGTATTGATAACCATTGCATTATTTGGACCATTGTTAAGTTTTTGGGAGCAAATGGGTTATGGTTTGATTTTAGGGGGAGCAATGGGCAATGGTATTGATAGATTTATACTAGGGTATGTCATTGACTTTCTTGATTTTCGGTTAATTAATTTTGCCGTGTTTAATATGGCTGATTCTTTTATTAGTATTGGTATAGTCTGCTTGTTAATTGCCTCATGGAAAAAAACACCAAGTAATTAAAAAATTTAATTCTTCTTTTGGAAATTCCCCTACTTTCCCGTTAATTTTTAACTTTTAACTTGCAATTGTTTATGAGTTCTCCCCAACCTCCTCAAAAGCCAAAAACTATAATTGGTCAAGTAACTCAAGCGGTCAGCACCATTCATGCTAGAGTCAACTTCTCCATGAAGCTCAAACCCAATGCGAAAGTACCAAAACTATTGGTCCATGATGCCGGCGGGAACCAAGAAGAAGAATATGATTTATTAGGCGATCGCTATATACTAGGACGGAGTTCAAAATCCTCTGATATCGTCGTCCGTAACCCACTTGTCAGCACAGTTCACCTCTCATTATCGCGGGACTCCACCCAAAACACCCCCGTTTTCACAATCAAAGATGAAAACTCCACCAACGGTATTTATCTTGGCAAAAGGCGGATAAATACCCTAGAACTGCGTCATGGTGATGTTATTAACTTAGGACCACAGGATCTAGCTGATGCTGTGAGTATTCAATACATAGACCCACCAGCTTGGTACATCAAAGCTGCCACCTGGACAGCCTATGGAGTCGGTGGTGTCACGGCTTTAATTGCCCTAGCCATAGGTGCAGAATGGCTGAAATTTTCCGTTAGACCCCTACCTACAGCCACTCGCGCCCCTGTCGTTGTTTATGCCCGTGATGGCTCAACCCCACTCCGTGAACCCCGCAATATCGCCCACGTAGACCTGAAACAATTATCAGACTTTGGACCCTATTTAGCTGCTGCGGTCGTAGCTTCCGAAGACAGTCGCTACTATTGGCACTTTGGCGTAGACCCCTTGGGTGTATTGCGAGCCGTACTTATCAACAGTCGGAGCGGTGACGTTCAACAGGGAGCAAGTACAGTTACCCAACAAGTAGCTCGAAGTTTATTCCGGGAATATGTAGGCAGTCAAGACTCTTTAGGACGGAAAGTTAAAGAAGCCGTCGTCTCCCTCAAACTAGAAACCTTTTACAGCAAAGACGATATTTTACTAACCTACTTAAATCGGGTATTTTTAGGTGCAGACACCTCCGGCTTTGAAGATGCAGCCAAATATTATTTTAACAAATCCGCCAAAGAATTAACCCTAGCCGAAGCAGCCACCCTAGTAGGGATTTTACCCGCCCCCAATGCCTTCGATTTTTGTGGCAGTGGTCCCCGGAAACTCGGTGCAGCCGACTACCGCAATCGAGTCATTAAACGACTGCTAGAAATGGGCAAAATTACCCAAGAAGAAGCCAACCGCGCTCGCCGTTCTACCGTTCAAGTTAGCCCCAAAGTTTGCGAAAGGCAAGCCAAAACCATTGCCCCCTATTTCTATGATTACGTCTTTCAAGAACTCACATCAAGGCTAGGTCCAGCAGCAGCTAGAGAGGGTAACTATATCATCGAAACCCAACTTGATCCAACTATCCAAGCCAAAGCCGAAGCTGAGTTAAAAAATTCCGTCACCAAAGCCGGCTCAAATTTTGGATTTTCTCAAGGAGGAATGGTAACTCTGGACTCAAAAACCGGGAGTATTGTGGCTATGGTAGGCGGGACTGATTACAAAAAAAGCCAGTTTAATCGCACCGTTCAAGCCCAAAGACAACCAGGTTCTACCTTTAAAATTTTTGCCTACGCTGCGGCTATAGAAAAAGGGTTTTCGACCTACAGAAGTTATTCTTGCAGTCCTTTAACTTGGCAAGGTTTTACCTATAAACCCTGTCGGGCTGGTGCTGGTGGTAGTTTAGACATAGCCACTGGTTTGGCAATGTCAGAAAACCCCATTGCTTTGCGGGTAGCCAAGGAAATTGGTTTGAATAAAGTCGTAGATATGGCGCAGCGTTTGGGTGTTAAATCAAATCTTGAGGAAGTACCTGGTTTGGTATTAGGTCAAAGTGTGGTTAATGTTTTAGAAATGACTGGCGCATTTGGGGCGATTGGTAATCGTGGAGTCTGGAATCCCCCTCATGCTATTAGTAAAATTCGTGATAGTAGTGATTGCAAGGATCTTAAAGATTTTGAAACCTGTCGGGTGATTTACTCCTTCGATACAGATCCAAATGGTTCTAAACAAGTTCTAAAAACAGCAGTTGCCAATCAAATGACTACTATGATGCGAGGAGTAATTACTAGTGGTACAGGTCGTAGCGCAGCTATTGGTTTAGGTGAAGCAGGTAAAACCGGAACAACAAATAATAATGTTGACCTCTGGTTTATTGGTTTTATTCCTAGTCGTCAACTTGTCACCGGCATTTGGCTAGGAAATGACAATAATTCACCTACCTCTGGCAGCAGCGCCCAAGCGGCACAACTTTGGGGTAGTTATATGGGTAAAATTACTAAATAGAGTTTGTTAAAAAAGTCTTTTCGTTAGGGTTAGAAGTCGGGGTGAAGAATTATCTTTTGTGCATAAGCACTTATGCTTTTAATTAAATAAACGTGGGTTCGACCAATAATTTTTAACCCCTCTGGTGAACCTCTCCCTAACCCTCTTCTAAGGGACTTCCAAGAAATAAATTATCCTGATTAACGAACCACAGAGGCGCAGAGGACACAGAGGAATAAGGGTTTGAGAGATTTTTGCGTTAGGTGGTTGAGTATTTTTTTATTTGGAAGTCCCTAAGAGGATGTTTGAAAAGTGGTATCCCGTAATTTTCATCACATTGTTACCCCCTTTCCCCTTTACAAGGCTACGGTGTACACACAAGTTATCGAATCACAATTATTCCTCAAATTACCCCACCCTAACCCTCCCCGATGCTTTGGGGAGGGAACTAATTTTTCCTTAATCCCCCCTTTATAAGGGGGGATTAAGGGGGGTAATTTAACTTGTGTGTACACGATAGCCTTTATAAGTGGAGGGTTAGGGAGGGGTAAAATATTCGATACAGCAATCATGACTTTTCAAACACCTTCTAAGTAGGTTGGCGTTGAAAATTGTCGTTATGGCAAGGCAAAAGGCAAGAGGCAAGAGGCAAGAGTGAAGAGGGTTTGGGCAATTTTACGTTTCTTTACACAGTTTGGTTTTATTGTGTTCACCTACTTAAGAGGAGAGGAATAACATTTAATATTGGAGAGGCTTAAAAACCTGATTTTAAGATTCTAATAAGAGGTTAAAATGCCCCTTTCCGTGTCGCAGAGGGGTTGGGGTGAGGTTCATCGAACTCACGTTAAATAAAATCTAGCTTAGATATAATTAGGAGTAAATAGTATAACCAGTTGCCAAAGAGACGTAGTATGGGTTACTATACTAACACCTTATTGAAACATATTATTACTGCCTTACATTCTTAAATCCTGGATTGGGTATGAATAACAGTCATTTATTGATAGGGCGGATTTTTGCGTAATGTCCTATTGTATCAATCCTCACTGTCCCAAACCCATTGACCTAGCAAATGCAAATAATCCCATTTGTCGTAACTGTGGGTCACAACTACTGCTGCAAAATCGTTATCGGGTACTTAAACAACTAGGACAAGGTGGTTTTGGCAACACCTTTGAAATTGACGACGGTGGAAAAACCAAAGTTTTAAAAGTGCTAACTGAGAATAACCCTAAAGCTGTGGAATTGTTTCAACAAGAAGCCAAGGTTTTGAGTCAGTTAAATAGTGTGGGTATTCCCAAAGTAGAAGCAGATGGTTATTTTACGGTTTTACCTAAAAATATTTCTATACCATTGCATTGTTTAGTAATGGAGAAAATTGAAGGGGTAAATTTAGAGCAATGGATGGAATTTCGTAATTATCAAACTATTTCTGAAAAAGAAGCACTGAATTGGCTAAAACAAATTGTAGAAATTTTGGCTTTAGTCCACGCTCAAAAATATTTTCATCGTGATATTAAACCTCAGAATATCATGCTGCGACCAAGTGGGCAACTTGTCTTAATTGATTTTGGTGCTGTGCGACAAATCACAACCACAATTTTAGCCGGAAATTCCCATACGAGAATTATTTCACAAGGTTATTCACCACCAGAACAACAAAACGGTTATTCTGTACAACAGTCTGATTTCTTTGCTTTGGGACGGACTTTTATATTTTTGCTGACAGGTAAAGAACCCCAGGATAAAGCTATTTATGATCCTCTGACTAATGAGTTACATTGGCGGAAATATGCAGTTAATATTTCTCCGCTTTTAGCAGATTTAATTGATAATTTAATTGCTCCTACTGCAAATCAGCGTCCTGAAAATACGAGAGTTATTTTACAGAGATTGCAGAAAATTGAAAAGGCTTTAAATCAACCTTACATTTTCGGAAATACCACCAATATTCAATCAAAAAATAGTTCTTTACCGACTGTTTCCGTTAGTCCAGGTAAACCCGTACAACCTGCGGCTCAACCAAATCTGAAAAATCGCAAAAAGTGGAAATGGTTGATTGGTTTAGGTGTGGGATATTTTGCTATTGCTGCATTGAATCAACCTAATAATAAAAACATAGTTGGAACTGAAGAAAAAATACCTGTTGTTAGTCCTAGTATTTCTAATTCATCACCAGTTATCCCCTTTTCCGAATCTACACCAAAGGCTAAAACGCAAATTCAGCCAAGTCCTGTAAATGTAATTTCATCTGAAGATTTGCAAGCTGAACAAGCGAAGAGGGAAGAAATAGAAAAACGTGAAGCTGCTTTAAAAGCTGAAGGAGAGAGAAAAGAAGCTATAGAGAAACAAAGGAAATTAGAATCAGCCGCTAAAGCCGAACAAGAAAGAGTAGAGGCTATTAGGAAAGAACAAGCAGCTAAAGAAGCACAGGAAAAGCTAGAAGCTGTGATTAGAGAAAGGGAAAATCAGGCTGCAATATTAGCACAACAGAAAGAACAAGCTGCACTGCGAGAGAAACAAAGACAACAAGCAGCAATACAAACTGAAAAGGCTAAACAAGCTTTGCGAAGAAAACCACCAAAAACAATTTTGGTAACTCCAAAGAAACGACAATTACCAGCTAAACCACAAAAAGCAAGGAAAAAACAAGAAAATACACCACGTTCACATGATAATGTAGTTGATGTGACTAAACCTTGGGAAAATACACATCCCATTCCTAAAGCTTCCGATGAATTAGAACAGGTAATCAGAGAAGGAAATCAATAATGAAATTCACAGTGAAAGGTTTAATTACTTTATTTGTAACTGGCTCGGCTTTGTTTTTAACGCCAATGAGAAGTGATGCACAGGTTAATATGAAATCACTGGCTGAGGTAGCTGATAGTTGTCAGAAAGATGTTCCTTCTAAAAAATACTATCAACAAATGCTATTCAATGTTGATAGGTGGAATAATGAGTATTTTAGATTCCCTAATTTAGAAGTATGTATCGAATCTCGATATCATTACTCCTTAATTTTGGATAAATTTCCTGAACTCGCTTCAACAGGAGAAATACTACCAGGGTATCCCAGTTCTGTAGCTATTGGAAAATTAGCAAGGATACATGGTTATCCTCACCAGTTGTTAGACTGTCTTGTAACTCAGGATGCCTCTAGCCAAGAATGTAGTACGACAAAGAATTCAATTTCTACAGGATATAAAATCAGGAATGCTGATCCTTATTATTATCATGATCTTCAATATATAGTATATGTCTGTCCTTCTTGCATTGTAGCTCATGACGAAGTATCAGGTTCAGGAGAGATAATTTTAAAATCTTTTATCGAATGGTTTCTTAAACTTGATAAACCACAAAGAAGAGAAGTATTTTCTCTTTTAGAAAATGCTGATAAAGCTGGTCGATTGAGGTGGTTATTATATGAGGAATCTCAAAAAGCAGTAAAAGAATATCAGGAAACACGCGCAAGGGTTCGGCAGCAGGAACAGGAGCGACGTAAAAGAGAATTACTTGGTAATTAGGTTTTTGTAATTTAGTAGATTGGGTTGACGCAAGG
The DNA window shown above is from Anabaena sp. WA102 and carries:
- the lspA gene encoding signal peptidase II, which translates into the protein MRIKNRFFWIAALIAFLLDQLTKYWVVKTFNPGQTLPLLSGIFHFTYVTNTGAAFSLLSDKVEWLRWLSLGVSLVLITIALFGPLLSFWEQMGYGLILGGAMGNGIDRFILGYVIDFLDFRLINFAVFNMADSFISIGIVCLLIASWKKTPSN
- a CDS encoding type II toxin-antitoxin system HicB family antitoxin, which gives rise to MQGQEVYNYTVILAKEKNGNDHAFCPLFQGCLSQGDTFEEAIANITEIVKLYIEILLSRVC
- the pstS gene encoding phosphate ABC transporter substrate-binding protein PstS — translated: MKNHRLIVAISLLTVVISLSACGETNSKNPIISESPGKTTNTTTANSQKLDLGGNVELIGAGASFPAPLYQTWFTELNKKYPNLKVNYQSVGSGAGVEQFTQGTLDFGASDVAMKDEEINKVPAEKGVLLLPLTAGSIVLAYNLPEVPQLQLSRAVYTDILLGKIKFWDDPAIAKINPDVKLPKEEIKVIYRADGSGTTGVFTKHLSTISPEWKTQVGEGKSVKWPIGVGAKGNEGVTAQIQQTQGSIGYVEYGYAKESKLKFASLENKSNQFVLASEESASKTLASVTLPENLRAFISDPEGAESYPIVTYTWILAYKKYADTRKAKAMEATIEYALTDGQKIASELGYVPLPANVIAKVAAAADQISPDYHISVGANSQGKR
- a CDS encoding biotin transporter BioY, with protein sequence MFAASNQLLWSMIGLLLTMGGTFLEAYGVTSPWNWSQHGIQTLSLGVSYQIGAVLLVGCLGGQNAGALSQIAYLVMGLTLLPVFAEGGGIGYVKLSQFGYLLGFIPGAWICGYLAFKARPRLETLAFSCLCGLFTVHICGIAYLIISYILPWRGTDNLSLIQAILKYSCFALPGQLVVVCAVTIVAYVLRHIMFY
- the pstB gene encoding phosphate ABC transporter ATP-binding protein PstB yields the protein MNTIISTINGTESVLRTENLNIYYGNFLALQNVWLDIPKNRVTAFIGPSGCGKTTLLRCYNRLNDLIDSFRPEGKVYFYDKNIYAQNIDPVEVRRRIGMVFQKPNPFPKSIYENIAFGARINGYRGDMNELVERSLRQAALWDEVKDKLRQNGLSLSGGQQQRLCIARAIAVQPEVILMDEPCSALDPISTARIEELIHELKEQYTIVIVTHNMHQASRVSDKTAFFNVKASETGGRSGYLVEYNSTEMIFSDPQQEDTKAYINGKFG
- a CDS encoding transglycosylase domain-containing protein; translated protein: MSSPQPPQKPKTIIGQVTQAVSTIHARVNFSMKLKPNAKVPKLLVHDAGGNQEEEYDLLGDRYILGRSSKSSDIVVRNPLVSTVHLSLSRDSTQNTPVFTIKDENSTNGIYLGKRRINTLELRHGDVINLGPQDLADAVSIQYIDPPAWYIKAATWTAYGVGGVTALIALAIGAEWLKFSVRPLPTATRAPVVVYARDGSTPLREPRNIAHVDLKQLSDFGPYLAAAVVASEDSRYYWHFGVDPLGVLRAVLINSRSGDVQQGASTVTQQVARSLFREYVGSQDSLGRKVKEAVVSLKLETFYSKDDILLTYLNRVFLGADTSGFEDAAKYYFNKSAKELTLAEAATLVGILPAPNAFDFCGSGPRKLGAADYRNRVIKRLLEMGKITQEEANRARRSTVQVSPKVCERQAKTIAPYFYDYVFQELTSRLGPAAAREGNYIIETQLDPTIQAKAEAELKNSVTKAGSNFGFSQGGMVTLDSKTGSIVAMVGGTDYKKSQFNRTVQAQRQPGSTFKIFAYAAAIEKGFSTYRSYSCSPLTWQGFTYKPCRAGAGGSLDIATGLAMSENPIALRVAKEIGLNKVVDMAQRLGVKSNLEEVPGLVLGQSVVNVLEMTGAFGAIGNRGVWNPPHAISKIRDSSDCKDLKDFETCRVIYSFDTDPNGSKQVLKTAVANQMTTMMRGVITSGTGRSAAIGLGEAGKTGTTNNNVDLWFIGFIPSRQLVTGIWLGNDNNSPTSGSSAQAAQLWGSYMGKITK
- the pstA gene encoding phosphate ABC transporter permease PstA, producing MNSLFPQGGLTRSLSSPRTLVNMVMTGLAFVCGVLALIPLLAVLYYVVIRGFSSLDINVFTQLPPPPFGKNGGFGNAILGTLLMVGIAAIISVPVGVLAAIHLSEFSSRRIARWIRFATNVLSGVPSIIAGVFAYGIVVLTLVKLNLGSYSALGGGVALAILMLPIIVRTTDEALQLVSQDLRQASIGLGSTNLQTVILVVLPTALPAIVTGSILAIARAAGETAPLIFTALFSSFWPDSILKPTASLAVLVYNFATSPYQTWQSLAWAASLILVFMVLITSIIARWVTRKKDLI
- the pstC gene encoding phosphate ABC transporter permease subunit PstC, coding for MTTSFQEDPLTTKNRSEIDRNLDRSFICITRIFALAIAAILLWITLQITISAWPAIQKFGINFLVSSNWNPVNNEYGVLPAIYGTLISSLIGLILALPIGVGTAILLSENFLPPQVNLVLVFLVELLAAIPSVVYGVWGIFVLIPVLKNLGTWLHTYLGWLPIFSSAPTGPGMLPAGVILAIMILPIITAISRDALISVPSSLRQAALGIGATRWETIFQVIIPAAFSGIVSAVMLALGRAMGETMAVTMLIGNANNINISFLAPSNTISSLLANQFAEANGLQVAALMYAALVLFILTMIVNILADFIVARVQRI